The following proteins are co-located in the Brevibacillus laterosporus DSM 25 genome:
- a CDS encoding ATP-binding cassette domain-containing protein: MLQVQLMKQRAHFALEVSFTVHNEIVVLFGQSGSGKTSILECIAGLLTPDAAQITLHGQALCTPVKSVPPQKRNIGYVFQDYALFPHMTVEKNILYGIHSRKQAVDKAFLEQICETLGIRHLWKSFPSKISGGEKQRVALARALAIKPDLLLLDEPLSALDPATRAECQDELLRLHQLWNIPVLLVTHDEAEAYKLGNRILRLRTGRIEEEILLHPPMSVTHKKS; the protein is encoded by the coding sequence ATGCTACAGGTCCAACTCATGAAACAACGTGCGCATTTCGCATTAGAAGTATCATTTACTGTTCATAACGAAATTGTCGTCTTGTTTGGTCAATCTGGCTCAGGGAAAACCAGTATCTTGGAATGTATCGCTGGTTTGCTCACTCCGGATGCAGCTCAAATTACACTACACGGACAAGCATTATGCACTCCTGTAAAAAGCGTACCTCCCCAAAAACGAAATATCGGATATGTCTTTCAGGACTATGCATTGTTTCCTCACATGACCGTTGAAAAAAATATTTTGTACGGGATTCATTCCAGAAAACAGGCTGTTGATAAGGCCTTCTTGGAGCAAATCTGCGAAACGCTAGGTATTCGTCATTTGTGGAAAAGCTTTCCGAGTAAAATCTCAGGTGGAGAAAAGCAACGAGTTGCATTGGCTCGTGCTTTAGCAATCAAACCAGATTTATTGCTTTTAGATGAGCCTCTATCAGCCCTAGATCCTGCAACCAGAGCAGAGTGTCAGGACGAGTTGCTTCGCTTGCATCAGCTCTGGAACATTCCCGTCTTATTAGTCACACACGATGAGGCAGAAGCGTACAAGCTAGGAAATAGAATCTTGCGCTTACGAACGGGAAGGATAGAGGAGGAAATATTGCTTCACCCCCCCATGTCCGTTACTCACAAAAAAAGCTGA
- a CDS encoding DedA family protein, whose product MNEFINHFGGYISQYGYFALYGLFFFGLIGLPVPEETLLVFSGFLVSRGDLYFLPTFLVCYLGSISAMTAAYWIGFKLGHPFIEKRLKRFEKGYRVFKKTEEWFQRFGKWAIPIGYFLPGIRQYTAYFAGITELRFRTFAILAYAGGAFWTALFVSLGFILGESWERVFQLAIKKVTIWILLIFVAVVLVVYIYQRVRKKRAGGKPDE is encoded by the coding sequence TTTGCTCTATATGGACTATTCTTTTTTGGCTTGATTGGCTTACCTGTTCCTGAGGAGACACTTCTGGTGTTTTCAGGGTTTTTGGTATCTAGGGGAGACCTGTATTTTCTACCAACCTTTTTAGTCTGCTATCTAGGCTCCATAAGTGCAATGACGGCAGCTTATTGGATTGGATTTAAATTGGGGCATCCTTTTATTGAAAAGCGTTTGAAGCGTTTCGAAAAAGGGTATCGAGTGTTTAAAAAGACGGAGGAATGGTTTCAACGTTTTGGAAAGTGGGCCATTCCCATTGGCTATTTTTTGCCAGGGATTCGTCAATATACTGCTTACTTTGCTGGTATTACAGAGTTACGTTTTCGTACCTTTGCTATTTTAGCCTATGCAGGAGGGGCATTTTGGACGGCTTTGTTTGTTAGTTTAGGTTTTATTTTAGGCGAGAGCTGGGAGAGAGTCTTCCAATTAGCTATTAAAAAAGTGACTATTTGGATTCTACTCATCTTTGTTGCAGTGGTTCTTGTGGTATATATTTATCAGCGTGTTCGGAAAAAAAGAGCAGGAGGAAAACCAGATGAATGA
- the modB gene encoding molybdate ABC transporter permease subunit translates to MPDISYSPLYLSLQVAGISTIVVFISGLFIAYWFSRRQFFGKSILEALFLLPLVLPPTVVGFGLLLLFGKNGLIGKFLLEAFQFQIVFTWVGAVIASAVVSFPLMYQAAHAAFQNMNRRYEQAAVMLGASAWRVFWTVTFPLCWPGLLAGLVLSFARALGEFGATLMLAGNIPGKTETLPIAIYFAVEGGRMEIAAFWVAIIVAIGFSTILWLNWWSKHTLNRHTQFKD, encoded by the coding sequence ATGCCTGACATCTCTTATTCCCCGCTCTACCTGTCGTTGCAGGTAGCGGGGATTTCCACTATCGTTGTATTTATCAGCGGATTATTTATCGCCTATTGGTTCTCGCGTCGTCAATTTTTTGGCAAAAGTATTTTGGAGGCATTGTTTCTATTGCCTCTCGTGCTTCCTCCCACTGTAGTAGGCTTTGGTCTGCTTCTACTGTTTGGTAAAAACGGATTAATAGGTAAATTTTTATTGGAAGCTTTTCAATTTCAAATTGTTTTTACCTGGGTAGGAGCAGTGATCGCCTCTGCTGTGGTCTCATTTCCCCTGATGTATCAAGCCGCTCACGCTGCCTTCCAAAATATGAATCGACGCTACGAGCAAGCAGCTGTTATGCTTGGCGCTTCTGCTTGGAGGGTCTTTTGGACCGTCACGTTTCCTTTGTGCTGGCCCGGGCTTTTGGCTGGACTTGTGCTTTCCTTTGCAAGAGCGCTGGGTGAATTCGGAGCAACACTCATGTTAGCTGGTAATATTCCTGGGAAAACGGAAACACTTCCCATCGCCATCTATTTTGCCGTCGAGGGTGGGCGTATGGAAATCGCCGCCTTTTGGGTAGCTATTATCGTTGCCATCGGCTTTAGTACCATACTTTGGCTTAACTGGTGGAGTAAACATACATTAAATCGTCATACGCAGTTTAAAGATTAG
- the modA gene encoding molybdate ABC transporter substrate-binding protein — translation MLTSRKKKTFLSSLVSFSLLLATVGCSTPAPSTTQPTTDSKSQQTKTEIFVSAAASMTDVLQDVKKEYETNHPEITLTYNFGGSGKLAQQIEQGAPSDLFISASSKDMNTLKDKSLIIEDSQTELVTNEMVLIAPKESTISVDSFEKIAPEAGKQFAIGEPSSVPVGRYTEEALTKLGLWEKMKPTMVYAKDVRQVLTYVESGNAELGVVYKSDALTSDKIKILATAKQEWHSPIVYPAAIVKATQHQKEAQEFLTFLTADFSKAAFEKYGFHPVK, via the coding sequence ATGTTAACATCACGCAAGAAAAAAACCTTTCTGAGCAGTTTGGTCAGTTTCTCCTTATTACTTGCAACAGTAGGCTGTTCCACTCCCGCTCCATCGACCACCCAACCTACTACTGATTCGAAATCCCAACAAACCAAGACGGAAATCTTTGTGTCTGCCGCAGCAAGCATGACCGATGTGCTCCAAGATGTAAAAAAAGAATATGAAACAAACCATCCTGAAATTACACTGACCTATAACTTCGGTGGATCAGGTAAACTCGCCCAACAAATTGAACAGGGAGCACCAAGCGATCTCTTCATCTCTGCTAGTTCCAAGGATATGAATACGTTAAAAGATAAAAGCCTGATCATCGAAGACTCCCAAACCGAACTAGTCACAAATGAGATGGTATTAATTGCTCCAAAAGAAAGTACCATTTCCGTTGATTCATTTGAGAAAATAGCACCTGAGGCAGGTAAGCAATTTGCGATTGGTGAGCCTAGCTCCGTCCCAGTCGGTCGTTATACGGAGGAAGCCTTGACAAAATTAGGTCTATGGGAAAAAATGAAGCCAACCATGGTTTATGCAAAAGATGTACGTCAAGTATTAACCTATGTTGAATCAGGTAATGCCGAACTGGGTGTCGTATATAAAAGTGATGCACTTACATCTGATAAGATCAAAATTCTAGCAACTGCCAAGCAAGAGTGGCATAGCCCCATTGTCTACCCAGCAGCTATAGTAAAAGCTACACAGCATCAAAAGGAAGCTCAAGAATTTTTAACATTCCTCACCGCTGATTTTTCAAAAGCTGCTTTTGAAAAATACGGATTTCACCCTGTAAAATAA
- a CDS encoding YkvA family protein translates to MNDEQIMLIPKNHQRFYDKLREKVEKFIRGKGMREDSTQYILLAPDLFVLLARLLVDKRVATKAKATAAFAVAYFISPVDLIPEVLTGPIGYLDDIVLAVYALHKILSSTEQVIVQEHWNGKDNLLQVITDVISKADDLVGTHILKKIEALLFQKTKGN, encoded by the coding sequence ATGAATGATGAACAAATTATGCTGATCCCAAAAAATCATCAACGATTTTATGATAAGCTAAGAGAAAAAGTGGAGAAGTTCATTCGTGGCAAAGGCATGCGGGAGGATTCTACTCAATATATTCTACTTGCCCCTGATCTATTTGTGCTTTTGGCCAGATTGCTAGTGGACAAGCGAGTTGCTACGAAAGCCAAGGCTACAGCAGCATTTGCCGTTGCCTACTTTATTTCACCTGTAGATTTAATTCCTGAGGTTCTTACAGGGCCTATTGGTTATTTAGATGATATAGTACTAGCTGTATATGCTTTACATAAGATTCTTAGTAGCACTGAGCAAGTCATTGTCCAAGAGCATTGGAACGGAAAAGATAACTTGCTACAGGTGATTACGGATGTTATTTCGAAAGCGGATGATTTAGTAGGGACTCATATCTTGAAAAAGATTGAAGCCCTCCTTTTCCAAAAAACAAAGGGGAATTAG
- a CDS encoding 3'-5' exoribonuclease YhaM family protein, with product MKFLADYVEGERVIAFCLVKSREIGVASNQSEYMNLEIGDRSGSLPAKIWDVTDELKENLQVKSIIKIDAQVQMYRGKKQLVIQRVRHATPADEVLMESLVPTSKYATDELWTRLESHISDIQSPTLRAIISHLIGKEDVYERMRSFPAGVRMHHHYYSGLLEHIVSLLDLGKRLLPLYPQVDHDVLLTTCILHDIGKLYELSDPVAPEYTTPGQLIGHLVMGVEMVTKACTDLAIPLEDSEVLHLKHCILSHHGDLEMGWGSAVSGKTPTAVIFHYLDQIDSKMNALGNTLQEMPEEQEWHYAPVLKRKVWRGF from the coding sequence ATGAAATTTTTGGCTGATTATGTGGAGGGAGAACGCGTAATCGCCTTTTGTCTCGTTAAAAGTAGAGAAATTGGCGTTGCTAGTAACCAGAGCGAATATATGAATTTAGAGATTGGTGACAGATCTGGTAGCTTGCCTGCAAAGATTTGGGATGTCACGGATGAGCTTAAAGAAAATCTTCAAGTAAAATCGATCATTAAAATTGATGCACAGGTCCAAATGTACCGTGGTAAAAAGCAATTGGTCATTCAACGAGTACGCCATGCTACTCCTGCGGACGAGGTTTTAATGGAATCTCTAGTCCCTACTTCTAAATATGCGACAGATGAATTGTGGACAAGGCTGGAAAGTCATATATCCGATATTCAAAGCCCAACACTGCGAGCCATCATTTCACATCTGATCGGGAAAGAAGACGTTTATGAACGGATGCGTTCTTTCCCTGCGGGTGTACGTATGCACCATCATTACTACTCAGGCTTATTGGAGCATATCGTCTCTTTATTGGATTTAGGCAAACGCTTATTACCTCTATATCCGCAGGTAGATCATGATGTATTGCTTACAACCTGCATCTTACACGATATTGGAAAACTGTATGAGCTATCCGATCCAGTGGCACCAGAGTATACGACTCCAGGACAGTTAATTGGTCATTTGGTTATGGGAGTAGAGATGGTGACGAAAGCATGTACAGACTTAGCTATTCCATTGGAGGATAGTGAAGTGTTGCATCTGAAGCATTGCATTTTAAGTCACCATGGCGATTTGGAAATGGGATGGGGAAGCGCTGTTTCCGGTAAGACACCAACCGCTGTCATTTTCCACTATCTTGATCAAATTGATAGTAAAATGAATGCGTTAGGAAATACCTTACAAGAGATGCCTGAAGAGCAAGAATGGCATTATGCACCCGTGTTAAAACGGAAGGTATGGAGAGGTTTTTAG